Proteins encoded by one window of Cryptococcus gattii WM276 chromosome K, complete sequence:
- a CDS encoding Hypothetical protein (Similar to SGTC gene model, INSD accession EAL18165.1; CNBK1850), with product MITTNDTPTASTPLLQQVQSSSHNSKVYIERYRWGKRRHRLLLFLLLITPIISITLVALLAWDASPLGHCYIKPLCRALRVRNEIQEIWWRNQGPYAPYKELDHRSLERLPKGCEVDQVTLLHRHTSRYPTTNAGKCMLEALSKIQRREIAVPRHHPELSFIDKTDLQLDDWQFDGLTDQGRKAAWRSGVHIATAYKSLLGKAVDVFTRSSGGERVLETSGYWLEGFRKHGFAIKKKSYLPKVDVIILEKSAFNNTLSVHSCPAFESLDPSPGSIARSDLSPLLSPAIDRLNNALCPRPKLDADDVACLADMCGYDSQSRGLEWKGWSKWCGLFTKDEWEVLGHGKDLKRYYEVGQGSDYGPTMGAGYINEIIARLTDSAPQDNTSTNRTLDADERTFPRGGERFFVDFGHDNEMLEVMAAAGILKQPRPLTTTEVPARRTFILSEIVPFGARLIFERISCDTGYWEPGSEATPAGGEKSITKYVRILLNDKVQTIAHIACEQSTFAEHGLCELGAFVESQQFATTDARWDICYNVSHNEE from the exons ATGATCACCACAAACGACACGCCCACCGCATCGACACCTCTACTACAACAGGTGCAAAGCTCATCTCACAACTCCAAGGTATACATTGAGCGATATCGCTGGGGAAAGCGGCGACATCGTCTATTGCTATTTCTTCTCCTAATAACTCCAATCATATCAATCACACTTGTGGCGTTACTAGCTTGGGACGCCTCACCTCTTGGACATTGTTATATCAAACCCCTTTGCCGAGCGTTGAGAGTTAGAAATGAAATACAGGAAATATGGTGGAGAAATCAAGGCCCATATGCTCCTTACAAGGAACTTGATCACAGAAGCCTAGAACGTTTACCAAAAGGCTGTGAAGTTGATCAAGTCACTCTG CTTCATAGACACACTTCAAGATACCCCACGACCAATGCAGGGAAATGTATGCTTGAAGCTTTGAGCAAAATTCAGAGGAGGGAAATCGCAGTCCCTCGTCATCACCCCGAGTTGTCCTTCATCGACAAGACAGACCTACAATTGGATGACTGGCAATTCGACGGTTTGACGGACCAAGGCAGAAAAGC CGCATGGAGATCTGGTGTGCACATAGCCACTGCATATAAATCGTTACTAGGCAAGGCCGTTGATGTTTTCACACGCTCGTCAGGAGGAGAAAGGGTGCTTGAGACCTCGGGGTACTGGTTAGAA GGATTCCGAAAACACGGTTTCGCCATCAAGAAGAAGTCTTACTTACCGAAAGTTGATGTGATCATACTCGAGAAATCG GCTTTCAACAATACTCTATCTGTGCATTCATGCCCTGCATTTGAGAGTCTTGACCCTTCACCAGGGTCCATAGCCCGATCAGATCTCTCGCCTTTACTCTCACCGGCCATTGATCGATTGAACAACGCCCTTTGTCCCAGGCCTAAGCTCGATGCCGACGACGTAGCCTGTTTGGCAGACATGTGTGGCTATGATAGCCAGTCTAGGGGCTTGGAATGGAAAGGATGGTCGAAATGGTGCGGGCTGTTCACGAAGGATGAATGGGAAGTGTTGGGGCATGGAAAAGATTTGAAGAGATACTATGAGGTCGGACAGGGGAGCGACTACGGGCCGACAATGGGT GCTGGTTACATTAACGAAATCATTGCTCGTCTGACCGATTCTGCCCCTCAAGATAACACATCTACGAATCGCACCTTAGACGCTGATGAGCGTACTTTCCCCAGAGGAGGTGAACGTTTTTTTGTT GATTTTGGGCATGATAACGAAATGTTAGAAGTCATGGCGGCTGCAGGCATCCTCAAA CAACCTAGGCCTTTGACGACAACTGAAGTCCCTGCTCGACGAACGTTCATTCTTTCTGAGATCGTCCCATTTGGTGCCCGCTTAATTTTTGAAAGGATCTCCTGTGACACTGGCTACTGGGAACCTGGATCCGAAGCTACTCCCGCAGGAGGAGAAAAAAGTATCACGAAATATGTCAGGATTCTGCTCAA CGACAAAGTCCAGACAATAGCCCATATTGCATGTGAGCAATCTACTTTCGCTGAACATGGCCTATGCGAGCTGGGTGCCTTTGTTGAAAGTCAGCAATTTGCGACAACGGACGCACGTTGGGATATTTGCTACAATGTTTCTCACAACGAGGAATAA